Proteins encoded by one window of Glycine soja cultivar W05 chromosome 15, ASM419377v2, whole genome shotgun sequence:
- the LOC114388736 gene encoding uncharacterized protein LOC114388736 isoform X1, producing MNHRSAKDGDTEVDLESGLPLIEDDSKTLFAKVSGGFAGGSVKGDDGPSLCCNEPSLSEVSADVMIVTNKPMMGRDSANRAQQTPVREKRKKASNKKAPKPPRPPQAPSLDAADNKLIREISELAMLKRARIERMKALKKMKVVKSSSPSSSNTSSLLAMVFTVVFFVVIIFQGMSSGKTSVASFQGSPVSAGESEGGLISVQYQLNPSAVDSNAPGSESHYRRN from the exons ATGAATCATAGAAGTGCAAAGGATGGGGATACTGAAGTTGATCTTGAAAGTGGATTGCCACTAATTGAAGATGATTCAAAGACATTATTTGCTAAGGTTTCTGGTGGGTTTGCTGGAGGTTCTGTTAAAGGTGATGATGGGCCAAGTTTATGCTGCAATGAACCAAGTTTAAGTGAAGTATCTGCAGATGTGATGATAGTAACAAACAAGCCAATGATGGGGAGAGATTCGGCAAACCGTGCCCAACAAACCCCAGTGAGGGAGAAACGGAAAAAGGCCAGTAATAAAAAGGCTCCCAAACCTCCAAGACCTCCACAAGCTCCATCATTGGATGCAGCTGACAATAAGCTAATCAGGGAGATATCTGAACTTGCCATGTTGAAGCGCGCGAGGATAGAGCGTATGAAAGCTTTGAAGAAGATGAAAGTTGTTaaatcatcatcaccatcatctTCCAATACCAGCAGCCTTTTGGCTATGGTTTTCACTGTTGTCTTCTTTGTTGTGATAATATTCCAAG GCATGTCATCCGGTAAAACCTCAGTGGCAAGTTTCCAGGGATCACCTGTATCTGCAGGAGAATCAGAGGGTGGTTTAATTTCAGTTCAGTACCAACTCAATCCTTCTGCAGTTGACTCAAATGCTCCTGGTTCAGAGTCTCACTA tagaagaaattaa
- the LOC114388736 gene encoding uncharacterized protein LOC114388736 isoform X2, which translates to MNHRSAKDGDTEVDLESGLPLIEDDSKTLFAKVSGGFAGGSVKGDDGPSLCCNEPSLSEVSADVMIVTNKPMMGRDSANRAQQTPVREKRKKASNKKAPKPPRPPQAPSLDAADNKLIREISELAMLKRARIERMKALKKMKVVKSSSPSSSNTSSLLAMVFTVVFFVVIIFQGMSSGKTSVASFQGSPVSAGESEGGLISVQYQLNPSAVDSNAPGSESH; encoded by the exons ATGAATCATAGAAGTGCAAAGGATGGGGATACTGAAGTTGATCTTGAAAGTGGATTGCCACTAATTGAAGATGATTCAAAGACATTATTTGCTAAGGTTTCTGGTGGGTTTGCTGGAGGTTCTGTTAAAGGTGATGATGGGCCAAGTTTATGCTGCAATGAACCAAGTTTAAGTGAAGTATCTGCAGATGTGATGATAGTAACAAACAAGCCAATGATGGGGAGAGATTCGGCAAACCGTGCCCAACAAACCCCAGTGAGGGAGAAACGGAAAAAGGCCAGTAATAAAAAGGCTCCCAAACCTCCAAGACCTCCACAAGCTCCATCATTGGATGCAGCTGACAATAAGCTAATCAGGGAGATATCTGAACTTGCCATGTTGAAGCGCGCGAGGATAGAGCGTATGAAAGCTTTGAAGAAGATGAAAGTTGTTaaatcatcatcaccatcatctTCCAATACCAGCAGCCTTTTGGCTATGGTTTTCACTGTTGTCTTCTTTGTTGTGATAATATTCCAAG GCATGTCATCCGGTAAAACCTCAGTGGCAAGTTTCCAGGGATCACCTGTATCTGCAGGAGAATCAGAGGGTGGTTTAATTTCAGTTCAGTACCAACTCAATCCTTCTGCAGTTGACTCAAATGCTCCTGGTTCAGAGTCTCACTA G
- the LOC114386858 gene encoding exonuclease 3'-5' domain-containing protein 2-like, which yields MDTVTTRKISFQHELHEIHTVGTELSVTVTAKASVVREWLSSRLYFRQQYVRRKRLVVGLGVQWTGGSDSPADTLQLCVGRRCLIFQLAHAKSVPKKLRTFLLDASHTFVGFWNHLDRRKLESSEHGLEMVRDPLDLRRYAKTEDGDDLTQASVEEIVEKCLGFEVEQRSEISMSNWNDEYLSDDQIAYATIDARCAFLIGRKSRAWERTGNSLF from the coding sequence ATGGACACAGTCACCACTCGCAAAATAAGTTTCCAGCACGAGCTGCACGAAATCCACACTGTCGGAACTGAACTCTCCGTCACCGTCACGGCCAAGGCCTCCGTCGTCCGAGAGTGGCTCTCCTCAAGGCTCTACTTCCGCCAGCAATACGTCCGCCGGAAACGCCTCGTCGTCGGCCTCGGCGTCCAGTGGACCGGCGGCTCCGATTCTCCGGCGGACACGTTGCAGCTTTGCGTTGGCCGCCGTTGCCTCATCTTCCAACTTGCGCACGCCAAAAGCGTGCCGAAGAAACTCCGCACGTTCCTCCTCGACGCTTCGCACACCTTCGTCGGATTCTGGAACCACTTGGATCGGCGGAAGCTGGAGAGTTCGGAGCACGGTTTGGAAATGGTGAGGGATCCTCTGGATCTGAGGCGGTACGCGAAAACCGAGGACGGTGATGACCTAACTCAAGCATCGGTGGAGGAAATCGTAGAGAAATGTCTTGGTTTCGAAGTTGAGCAGAGGAGCGAGATCAGCATGAGCAATTGGAACGATGAATATCTCAGCGACGATCAAATTGCTTATGCGACGATTGATGCTCGCTGCGCGTTCCTCATCGGTAGGAAAAGCAGGGCTTGGGAACGAACAGGTAATTCACTCTTTTAA
- the LOC114387671 gene encoding uncharacterized WD repeat-containing protein C2A9.03-like, translating into MDNDYETISFLIEDSENTTAKEARSGKDIQGITWETETSNYRSRETFRQHRSESLLNGPEEHLSIKQAKQECQSTVKGGEFYNFYQYNNCLIPTIQDWALADYAGRLWSTSKHDLYLSAGTQICHWNALTSTNTEILDLEGHVAPSEEHPGAFMEGLTETRRIDAMAVGHKLLIVGGNEGQLICKHLDRPGISFCFRSDDPRMINAIEIYKCPTLTSEVIHFMVSYEEGSVRIFDVETFQFSHFEFPWPVRHASSSPDGRQLVVVGDKPEGTLVDSQTGLIIQYFGGHFGYSCSSAWHPDGHRFATGNRDRTCRIWDARNLSKSVFALGGNVSTISSISFTSDGRFMAMSEKQDFVHVYDVGADFKREQEINFFGYVSGLCFSPDTEYLFISVSMFTFPTLLLYNRRRHEYYYLDSMP; encoded by the exons ATGGATAACGATTATGAAACTATTTCATTCCTGATAGAG GACAGCGAAAACACCACTGCTAAAGAAGCTAGGAGTGGAAAGGACATCCAAGGTATAACTTGGGAAACAGAAACATCGAATTATAGAAGTCGTGAGACATTTAGACAACATAGGTCAGAAAGTCTCCTGAATGGGCCTGAAGAACACTTATCAATTAAACAGGCCAAGCAG GAATGTCAATCAACAGTAAAAGGAGgggagttttataatttttatcaataCAATAATTGTTTAATACCAACAATACAAGATTGGGCACTCGCG GATTATGCTGGTAGGCTTTGGTCCACGTCAAAGCATGATTTATATCTCTCTGCAGGTACCCAAATTTGTCACTGGAATGCATTAACATCCACGAACACTGAAATCTTGGATTTGGAAGGGCACGTTGCTCCGTCTGAg GAACATCCTGGAGCCTTCATGGAAGGATTGACTGAGACACGGCGGATTGATGCAATGGCTGTAGGCCATAAGTTGTTGATTGTTGGAGGCAATGAAGGACAACTGATTTGCAAG CACTTGGATCGTCCCGGGATCAGTTTTTGTTTCAGATCAGATGATCCAAGAATGATAAATGCTATTGAGATTTATAAGTGTCCCACTCTCACCAG TGAAGTTATTCATTTCATGGTTTCATATGAAGAGGGTAGTGTCAGAATCTTTGATGTAGAGACATTTCAGTTTTCACATTTTGAATTTCCATGGCCCGTGAGG CATGCTTCATCAAGCCCAGATGGACGACAACTCGTAGTTGTTGGAGACAAGCCGGAAGGGACACTAGTGGATTCTCAAACAGGATTG ATCATCCAATATTTTGGTGGACATTTTGGTTACTCATGTTCGTCTGCATGGCATCCTGATGGACACAGATTTGCTACTGGAAACAGAGATAGAACATGTCGCATTTGGGATGCTCGAAATTTGTCAAAATCTGTTTTTGCTCTTGGGGGCAACGTCAGCACTATTTCTTCAATAAGTTTCACATCTGATGGACGCTTTATGGCAATGAGTGAAAAGCAAGATTTTGTGCATGTGTATGATGTAGGGGCTGACTTCAAGAGAGAGCAGgagataaatttttttggatATGTCTCTGGATTATGTTTTAGTCCTGACACAGAATATCTTTTTATCAGTGTCTCCATGTTTACTTTTCCAACCCTTTTATTGTACAACCGACGCAGACACGAGTACTACTACCTAGATTCTATGCCTTGA